The window ATTGCGTAGAACTTCACTAGTGAAGGCTCCGTAGCGTGAAACCCCTTCAGCGTCGGCAAGTTACCTGTGAGGGGCTTGGGGTTGCTTCGATACTAAGAAACAGGTAATCGGACGGAAAGGACTAACGCACATGGCTAAAAGTGACCTCCTCATCCAAATGGTCAAAGCCGCTCTGACCAGCGACCGAGAATCACTCGAAAAGAGTGTACAAGCTGTCATTGCTGATGAGCGAAACAAACAGCATCACAGCGTTGCCGATAGACTCTCGGTAGCATTGCGTACAACCCCAAACTTTCGACGTCTATCCCTTCCAGCAGATACCCCTCGCCTTGGTGGGCCATCAATCGACAGCCAAGATGGAAGGAATTTCCTCGGAGAACACACTCCAAGACGACGCCTTAGCGACCTCTTTTTACCTCAGACATGCAGAGAACAGTGTCAGGAGGTAATTGAAGAGCATGGGAGGGCTGACCTTCTCCGCGCTCATGGCCTCGAACCAAGAAACAGAATCTTGCTTGCTGGCTCTCCAGGGAACGGCAAAACCACTCTGGCCGAAGCTTTAGCATACGAAATCGGAATCACTTATTTCGTCGTCAGATACGAAACAATTATTGGCTCGTTTCTTGGTGAGACATCCACTAGACTTAAGCGTGTTTTTGACTACGCCAAAACGCGCCCTTGCATCTTATTTTTCGACGAATTTGACACGCTCGGAAAAGAAAGAGGGGACACTCACGAGACAGGTGAAATTAAGCGTGTTGTAAGCTCACTACTTCTGCAAATCGACGACTTGCCAAGTTACACGATAGTAATTTCAGCAACAAACCATCCAGAGCTACTTGACAGAGCCGTATGGCGTCGGTTCCAAATTCGTATCGAACTTCCAAAACCAAACAAATCTCAATCAGCTTCATTTATCAGCTCTTTCTTTACTCGGTTTCAAGAATACAACACTGAGTTGACTAGCAGAATTGCAGACAAACTCATCGGACTTAGCTATTCAGAACTAGAAGAGTTCTGTCTTAATATCCAAAGAAAGCACATCCTTGCTTTGGGCAATCAATCATTGAAAGATATCGTAGCTGAACAACTCCGACTGTGGTCACACCAGTATTCTCTTCCGCAAAAGGGCAAGAAGCAAGACCCAACGAAATAGTCAGAATGCTTTACTCTTAATGGTCGCTCTGATATCGGTGAACCAAAGTGGCAAAACCACCTGGAGAGCCCCATGCCAGAAAG of the Humidesulfovibrio mexicanus genome contains:
- a CDS encoding AAA family ATPase; this translates as MAKSDLLIQMVKAALTSDRESLEKSVQAVIADERNKQHHSVADRLSVALRTTPNFRRLSLPADTPRLGGPSIDSQDGRNFLGEHTPRRRLSDLFLPQTCREQCQEVIEEHGRADLLRAHGLEPRNRILLAGSPGNGKTTLAEALAYEIGITYFVVRYETIIGSFLGETSTRLKRVFDYAKTRPCILFFDEFDTLGKERGDTHETGEIKRVVSSLLLQIDDLPSYTIVISATNHPELLDRAVWRRFQIRIELPKPNKSQSASFISSFFTRFQEYNTELTSRIADKLIGLSYSELEEFCLNIQRKHILALGNQSLKDIVAEQLRLWSHQYSLPQKGKKQDPTK